A window of Holophagales bacterium contains these coding sequences:
- a CDS encoding sulfurtransferase — protein MTVEELKALFDGGRAPFVLDVREALELQTAPFPFEVHHVPMREVPQRLAEIPADAQVVVACRSGSRSATVVQFLRKNGIPGACNLEGGILAWGSRIDPSVPRY, from the coding sequence ATGACCGTGGAGGAGCTGAAGGCGCTCTTCGACGGGGGCCGGGCCCCGTTCGTGCTGGACGTGAGGGAAGCGCTCGAGCTGCAGACCGCTCCGTTCCCGTTCGAGGTACACCACGTTCCGATGCGCGAGGTGCCGCAGCGGCTCGCCGAGATTCCGGCCGACGCCCAGGTCGTCGTGGCCTGCCGCAGCGGCAGCCGGAGCGCGACGGTGGTGCAGTTTCTCCGGAAGAACGGCATACCCGGGGCCTGCAACCTGGAGGGCGGGATCCTCGCGTGGGGCAGCCGGATCGACCCGTCCGTTCCCCGGTATTGA
- the mqnC gene encoding dehypoxanthine futalosine cyclase: MLAGAPGGFLANPPVPGLGGSPRVSAILDRAVAGARITPAEALVLFEEAPLLELGAAAAAVRRRMHPGLTATYQVDRNINYTNVCIYRCSFCAFYRKAGDEEAYVLPLEEIGAKVEETLALGGTGVLLQGGVHAELPFSFYEELLSFLRDRYPRIHRHAFSAPEIFFLAKKEKMPVADVLVRLRDAGLMSVPGGGAEVLEDGVRKRIWALAKAPTEKWAEVHREAHRLGMPTTATMMFGVGETYAERIAHLAVVRRIQDASLSEGRESFTAFIPWTFQDENTALDGTVEVSTGHDYLRTLALSRLFLDNVAHLQGSWVTQGRKIGQVSLFFGADDLGSIMIEENVVAAAGAHNRMTKADMVALIRDAGFVPAQRGSVYDRCHAPCCRLEGREGA, translated from the coding sequence ATGCTGGCCGGCGCACCCGGCGGATTCCTCGCCAACCCTCCGGTCCCGGGCCTCGGGGGCTCGCCCCGCGTATCCGCGATCCTCGACCGTGCCGTCGCCGGCGCCCGCATCACGCCGGCCGAGGCGCTCGTCCTCTTCGAGGAGGCGCCGCTCCTCGAGCTGGGCGCGGCCGCGGCCGCGGTCCGGCGCCGGATGCACCCGGGTCTCACGGCGACGTACCAGGTCGACCGGAACATCAACTACACGAACGTCTGCATCTACCGCTGCAGCTTCTGTGCCTTCTACCGGAAAGCGGGCGACGAGGAGGCCTACGTCCTCCCCCTCGAGGAGATCGGCGCGAAGGTCGAGGAGACGCTCGCCCTCGGGGGGACCGGTGTCCTCCTGCAGGGAGGCGTCCACGCCGAGCTCCCGTTCTCCTTCTACGAGGAGCTCCTCTCGTTCCTGCGCGATCGCTACCCGCGCATCCACAGGCACGCCTTCTCGGCGCCGGAGATCTTCTTCCTCGCCAAGAAGGAGAAGATGCCGGTGGCCGACGTCCTCGTGCGGCTGCGCGACGCCGGCCTGATGTCGGTCCCCGGCGGCGGGGCGGAGGTCCTCGAGGACGGCGTGCGGAAGAGGATCTGGGCGCTCGCGAAGGCGCCGACCGAGAAGTGGGCCGAGGTCCACCGCGAGGCGCACCGTCTCGGGATGCCGACGACCGCGACGATGATGTTCGGCGTCGGGGAGACGTACGCCGAGCGGATCGCGCACCTCGCGGTCGTGAGGCGGATCCAGGACGCGTCGCTCTCCGAGGGCCGGGAGTCGTTCACGGCGTTCATCCCCTGGACCTTCCAGGACGAGAACACCGCGCTCGACGGCACGGTCGAGGTCTCGACCGGCCACGACTACCTCCGGACGCTGGCGCTTTCGCGCCTCTTCCTCGACAACGTCGCTCACCTGCAGGGCTCGTGGGTGACGCAGGGCAGGAAGATCGGGCAGGTCTCGCTCTTCTTCGGCGCCGACGACCTCGGCTCGATCATGATCGAGGAGAACGTCGTCGCCGCGGCCGGGGCCCACAACCGGATGACGAAAGCCGACATGGTCGCCCTCATCCGCGACGCCGGCTTCGTGCCCGCCCAGCGGGGCTCGGTCTACGACCGGTGCCACGCCCCCTGCTGCCGGCTCGAGGGACGGGAGGGCGCATGA